ggaattgaaatataccCAATAATACGACTTGAAATGAGTGAAACCGCTttggaatttaaatataaccaaagatacgacttggaacgcgtggaaacactttaGAATagaaatctaactccaaaAAATTCGACTTGAAATGAGTGGAAAcgctttggaattgaaatataaccaaagatacgacaTGGAACGCGTGGAATCACTTTGGAATTAAatataaccaaagatacgacttggagcGCGTggaaatacgacttggaacgcgtggaaacactttggccttggaatctaactccaaagatacgacttggaacgcgtggaaacactttggagtTGAAATATAAccccaaagatacgacttggaaacgATTGGAACAATTTGggaattcaatattaaaaaacccaaaatacGACTAGGAAACAATTTGGAATCagaacaaacaaaagagaggaacacaaatttttaaaaattaaatattattcgatCTCTCCCTCAACGTGACCCttcaacatacatatataccccacaaagtgcctgccaacctagggtatacagcacagctacttttggtcgtttgctttgtgccggTCTTTGGCACATCAGCTTGCAGCTGTGCTGGTATACTGCAATTAAGCGGGACTTATGTATgcacctatgtatgtatatatgtactttgTTCGCGGtgatggaaaaatatatttgtgagcgaaaaaattaacaatttttgtggaatatatgtatgtatggatatgtatgtatatgtatatggatatgaatatcaatatataaaattttatgtatggaaaaatatgtatatatatgtatgtgtatggatatgtaaaatgttggagtatatacatatatatgtatttaaaattttttttttttttgaatatgaaaatatggaatggcaatatgcagaggtgtgaatggatcggatttctttatacaatttaataattttgtagtttttttttttttattaatcttTTGATGTGTCTTACTGATATGCCCAAGAATGGGACACAAGAAATGTCTAAGTGTGGCCTTTATAGTTGAGAGGGTGgttcactttcttttttttgcttaaaaaatctttattaattggtattgaacattttttcttctcttcgaTGGAACCACCTTTCACTTCGCGCACATTTTTCCCAGGAGTGGactgtatttgcacaaaaaaaacttttatttttggatttaatgtagcactggataaattttgtaaatttttttttttcacattcacacactcttcttgcatatatatatatatatgtatgtaggagATCACTTTGATTTTCTTAGGTTTGTTTcaatgcatacatacatatgtgttaatatttttttggaaattgcgaaaaaatatatattgaaaataggcaaataaatatggcgccttatataCTTGGCCTATATATGCCAAATTGCGAGaaaaaaatcttgaagtggggtaacaaatatggcgccttatgtactggacacatacatatatatgtatgaaaaaaatTGGGGACCAAAAATTTCTCTCCTTTAAGGAGGAAAAACGAATTAGAATAAGGAAATTTGCGCGAAAGTAATTTGAGTTTGATTTGGAAAATCAAGggaaaaaattttatgtatgtgagtatgggtacggatgctggaggcatgtacatgtactcatatacatataatttaaaaaaaaaatcacttaGCTTGAAATATGTATGAAATTCCACCGATGCAAAAGGTTCGAGAGGATCTTggtatccggctcgaaggaccaatgtttccGTAGGGGGGTTGAATTTCCTAAGTAGGCAGCTAAATGCATTTTTCCTTAAAATGTCTTCCTTCAGAGAAATTGGGTAATGCCGCACTCTCAATTCAATGTTCTGtttattcacttgtaagtTTGACACTAAACCTAGCttaattaagagcagggcaccaagccccgcttggagcgaagtgtggggagttcttttgtggggagagcgatggccatcatcgggagagcggcgcgaggtgaaagctacCGCCTcccttaacccttgtgttgcccgtttGGGCATAAACATGCTCCCCCACTTGCAGGAGTGCAAGACCCAGGCAGTCTAATGGCACGCTCCGGAAAGGGTCCAGCCAAAGACTGTGCGCATCGTAATCGGTCGCCCGTCAACCGGGTAGACTCCCTTCTAACATGGCCTCCGTCATCACGTCCGCGCCCAGGACCAAAGACACCGACGACGGTCGGTAGAAAGTATCATCCGCCAGGACGATGCCCTCGAACGTTTTGGAGATTTGCGGTTCCACCGGAGAGCTTGGAGTGCGGCAGCACAAACCATCGACCACCTTCAGGATCGCCTCCAATCGCCATCCTTCACTGATCGGGGACCGGATCACTGCTGCCAGCGCTTTCTCCGTCCCAATATTGACGGCTGTCAATTTGAAGGCCGTGGCCAGTGACGTCGCCATCGACGATACCGCCAACAAGGATCACGAGGGCCTTCACGTCGAAGGTTTTCCCTCCCGTCTCGAGACGTACCATCGCTGTTGGCATGAGATGTGGATTGCGGTGCTGCAGCAGTGTGGCCAGTGTCAGCTTAGGATCGTAGGCTTGCGTTGGTGCGACCCTTCGTCTGGAGGACTCAAGGGTGACTCGGCGTACGACGGAGCATGGAGTGCGTCGTGGCTCCTCGTGGAAGTGGAGTAGCGTCTGGTGGTCCTCCTTGCATATTCGGCACCTATCCCCGCTCAAGCAGCTTCCTCCGGAGTGTTGGTGGGCAAGGCAGTTGGCGCAGTACTTGTTTGCAAGCACTGCCCTCATCCTCTTCTCCACGTTCAGCCGCAGGAAGCGACGGCATCGCTTCAGAGGTTGGATTCCGCGACAGACTCGGCAACGGAAGGACTCAGTTCCTTGCGAACATCTGCGCTCCTCCTTCAATGCCTGTACTGAACGTGGTCTCGGAGCCATAGAAACGGGATGTAGGTTGACGGATATCAGGAAGCTGCCGGGACAAATAACGAAGAAAGCGGATTAATGTAGGACTATCGAATACACATATTACTACTGGCAGCTCGGTCTTTCTTATTTGGGAGGAAGGACCAAGTGCTGGGCGCTACTATAACTTTACGTAATGAGTTTGAATTCTTTCTCATGGAGGAAGATAGATCAGCTTTGCGACTGGACGCTTCACAATACCGCGATCGGTAAGCAGATTGACGACGCGGACGTTGCCGTCACTGCCAGGGTACGTTTGGGGGATTCGCCCAAGACGCGAAGGATGACAATTTTCCATTAAATGAATGGCGATTAAATGAATGGCGATTCATTTAATGGAAAATTGTCATCCTTAAGTACCACAagatcgcccacttcaagatttttagaAGGGAATCGCCACTTATTGCGCTTATGTAGCTCCTTCAGATACTCGTCTTTCCATTGGGTACAGAAATGCTGACTCACAGCCTTCAGACGCTGCCATCGGTTAATGATAGACGGAACCTGATCCTTGATTTCGGGTTCCGTCACGGACCGCCCACTGGGAAATGGCGTGGGGTCAAAGCTAAAGAATCGGTGGGGTCTTCAGACATAGGAGAAATCGGCCGTGAGTTCAAACAAGCCTCTACCTTAGCCAGCAGCGTAGAGAACTCTTCAAAAGTATACTTTTGGTTGGAGGTGGCCTTGTAGAACAGAGTTTTTAAACTCTTAACTGCAGCCTCCCACAACCCTCCCATGTGTGGTGCCCCGGGAGGGCTGCTTGTTGCACGCGCCCACATGCTCAGATCACACCCGATGCGTCAATGAACGGATTCAAATTGAGAACGGTGCTGTAGACGCTGATGTTCCGTTGGGAAGTATTCACGCTAAGTGACTTGGATCAACGCCTGGAGTATTTGATTGATCTCGTTAGAGGTCACTTCCCGGAGCAATCGCTTGGAAGTTTTCGACACTTTCTGCCGAAACGGACCATATATGCTACAACTCGTAAGGTACGTGCCAGATTGGAAAAACGAGGCAGTATCTCGTTGACTGGCTTAGCGATCGCGACGTGGACCTTCACTACCAGCTTCTCCAAGGTCTGTCTAGTGGGAGTGGTGTCGCCCGCCGCCAGGACTCTTGTGGTTCCCGTAGCCATGGTGGGCCGTGCCACCACAAATCCTTGTGTACAAGTTCCTGCGCACTCAGGCCGCGGCTAGGGAGATCTGCTAGATTGTCCTCTGAACGGACGTGATTCCATGGGGCGCTATTTGTTGTCACAATTTTAGGTACCCGATTAGCGGCAAACGGTGTCCTTGTGCAGGCTGGCTTATTTAACCACGACAGTACGACGGTGGAATCTGACCAATAAAATGCCTCAGCATTATCAACTGGAAGTTGTGGAAGAAATGCAGCTGCCAGTTCAGCTAGAAGCGTGGCTCCGCATAATTCAAGGCGGGGCAATGAAACCGTCTTAGCTGAGGCTACCCTAGATTTCGCTGCAAGAAGGCAGCAATGCCTTGGTCATTGCTAACGCGCACGTAAATcgcaaaaacaatggaattgaATGTCGAAATTCGGATCATGAAGAACCGATCGCGGAATTCGGATCTGGTCAAGGAAGGAGTAGCTATTTGTAAACTCCTGACACCTGTGATGAAGTTCACTGGGCAATTGATCATCCCACCCTAGCTCTTGTAGCCAAagctcttgcataaacaccttggcttgaattacaaagggagccagccagccagcgggaTCGAATAACTTGGCAATCTGCCCGAGGACTTCTCGCTTAGTATAAGCTGACTTGATATCTTGGGGCAAGATGACAAAATAGAACTCATCCGTAGTCGCTTTCCATCGGATTCCAAGTGTTTTTGCTGTGCTAGCCTCTTCGATATCGAGGAAATCAGCATTCAGCAAATGACACTTTGGGATGCAACTGAGCACGCTCTTGACATTCGATGTCCACTTGCGCAAAGGAAAGCAAGCTGAACCAAGATCGTCTTGAAGTTCATTGACCATTGCGATTGCCGTTGCTTCATTGCGAGCCCCTGCCAGgacatcatcgacatacatatACGATTTGATAATATCGCTAGCCAACGGAAATTTGGATTGTACATCACTTGCGAGTTGCTGAAGTACTTGGATGGCTAAGAACGGAGCGCAGTTAATGCCAAACGTGACGGTATTAAGCTCGTAATAACCAAGTTGCCCCTCTTTGTTTCGGAACAGGATCCTCTGAAATGGCGTATGGATTGGGTCGACCATAATTTGgcggtacatttttgtgatgtcggcattgaaaGCTACTCGGAAAAAACGCCACTTGAGAATCTCAGTAGTGAGATCAGACTGAAGTACCGGACCAGGGTAAAGTATGTCATTGAGACTTACTCCGTTTGTGGACTTGCTAGAGGCGTTAAAAACTACCTGTACTTTTGTTGTGGTACTGTCGGGCTTGACAACTGCATGGTGtgtcaaataaaaattgttattactGCCGTCAAATGGCACCTGACGCATATGGCCCAAGTCCAAATACTCTTGCATGACGGCGTCTTACTCAGTTTTTGCCAGATTGTTTTTTAGAAGACGGCTTCCGTTTTTTTAGGAACTGAGCCAATGCCCCTGGTCTGGAATGACCAAGGTTGATGTTGGTTGGATCTCGAAACGGAAGTGAGACCGTATATCTCCCCAAAACATCGCTTCTTGTAGTCTTCTGGAAATTAACCTCGCAAACAGAATCAGAATCTTCTACCGGTTTGCCCGGTAGatcctccacctcccaaaaccttGTGAGAAGAGTTTCAAGTGCCTCCTCTCTGCTAACAGCGACCCTCGTGGTGAACGCGGCACACGAACTAACGGGGACCCCTTGCAACGGGCCTGAAATGACCCAACCGAATCTCATCTCTTGGGCCATTAAAGATCCGCAAACTTCGGTCTGGATACCGGAGAGGGTCACCGCTGGTATGACATCAATGCCAAGAAGTAGATCGATCTTTGCCTTTAATCTGAAGGAGGGGTCGGCTAAAGGAATATTGGGCATTCCTTCCAGTGTGGCTTGGGCTATCGTATATGACGGCAAATCATCGGCAACTTGGGACAAAACAAAAGCTTCTATCTCTATCTGGACTGGAGGTCCATGCGATGACCGAATGCTTATGTGACAGACCTTCAAGGTTCTATTGACCTTTCCGTTAATGCCTGTCACTTCGGCCCTGACagtttggaatggtaactTCATGAGCCGGAACATTCTTTCGGATATGAAATTGGCTTCCGAAGCCGGGTCTAATAGCGCCCGTGAAGCATAAGTAGTGCCAAAAGTCTCCACAAANNNNNNNNNNNNNNNNNNNNNNNNNNNNNNNNNNNNNNNNNNNNNNNNNNNNNNNNNNNNNNNNNNNNNNNNNNNNNNNNNNNNNNNNNNNNNNNNNNNNNNNNNNNNNNNNNNNNNNNNNNNNNNNNNNNNNNNNNNNNNNNNNNNNNNNNNNNNNNNNNNNNNNNNNNNNNNNNNNNNNNNNNNNNNNNNNNNNNNNNNNNNNNNNNNNNNNNNNNNNNNNNNNNNNNNNNNNNNNNNNNNNNNNNNNNNNNNNNNNNNNNNNNNNNNNNNNNNNNNNNNNNNNNNNNNNNNNNNNNNNNNNNNNNNNNNNNNNNNNNNNNNNNNNNNNNNNNNNNNNNNNNNNNNNNNNNNNNNNNNNNNNNNNNNNNNNNNNNNNNNNNNNNNNNNNNNNNNNNNNNNNNNNNNNNNNNNNNNNNNNNNNNNNNNNNNNNNNNNNNNNNNNNNNNNNNNNNNNNNNNNNNNNNNNNNNNNNNNNNNNNNNNNNNNNNNNNNNNNNNNNNNNNNNNNNNNNNNNNNNNNNNNNNNNNNNNNNNNNNNNNNNNNNNNNNNNNNNNNNNNNNNNNNNNNNNNNNNNNNNNNNNNNNNNNNNNNNNNNNNNNNNNNNNNNNNNNNNNNNNNNNNNNNNNNNNNNNNNNNNNNNNNNNNNNNNNNNNNNNNNNNNNNNNNNNNNNNNNNNNNNNNNNNNNNNNNNNNNNNNNNNNNNNNNNNNNNNNNNNNNNNNNNNNNNNNNNNNNNNNNNNNNNNNNNNNNNNNNNNNNNNNNNNNNNNNNNNNNNNNNNNNNNNNNNNNNNNNNNNNNNNNNNNNNNNNNNNNNNNNNNNNNNNNNNNNNNNNNNNNNNNNNNNNNNNNNNNNNNNNNNNNNNNNNNNNNNNNNNNNNNNNNNNNNNNNNNNNNNNNNNNNNNNNNNNNNNNNNNNNNNNNNNNNNNNNNNNNNNNNNNNNNNNNNNNNNNNNNNNNNNNNNNNNNNNNNNNNNNNNNNNNNNNNNNNNNNNNNNNNNNNNNNNNNNNNNNNNNNNNNNNNNNNNNNNNNNNNNNNNNNNNNNNNNNNNNNNNNNNNNNNNNNNNNNNNNNNNNNNNNNNNNNNNNNNNNNNNNNNNNNNNNNNNNNNNNNNNNNNNNNNNNNNNNNNNNNNNNNNNNNNNNNNNNNNNNNNNNNNNNNNNNNNNNNNNNNNNNNNNNNNNNNNNNNNNNNNNNNNNNNNNNNNNNNNNNNNNNNNNNNNNNNNNNNNNNNNNNNNNNNNNNNNNNNNNNNNNNNNNNNNNNNNNNNNNNNNNNNNNNNNNNNNNNNNNNNNNNNNNNNNNNNNNNNNNNNNNNNNNNNNNNNNNNNNNNNNNNNNNNNNNNNNNNNNNNNNNNNNNNNNNNNNNNNNNNNNNNNNNNNNNNNNNNNNNNNNNNNNNNNNNNNNNNNNNNNNNNNNNNNNNNNNNNNNNNNNNNNNNNNNNNNNNNNNNNNNNNNNNNNNNNNNNNNNNNNNNNNNNNNNNNNNNNNNNNNNNNNNNNNNNNNNNNNNNNNNNNNNNNNNNNNNNNNNNNNNNNNNNNNNNNNNNNNNNNNNNNNNNNNNNNNNNNNNNNNNNNNNNNNNNNNNNNNNNNNNNNNNNNNNNNNNNNNNNNNNNNNNNNNNNNNNNNNNNNNNNNNNNNNNNNNNNNNNNNNNNNNNNNNNNNNNNNNNNNNNNNNNNNNNNNNNNNNNNNNNNNNNNNNNNNNNNNNNNNNNNNNNNNNNNNNNNNNNNNNNNNNNNNNNNNNNNNNNNNNNNNNNNNNNNNNNNNNNNNNNNNNNNNNNNNNNNNNNNNNNNNNNNNNNNNNNNNNNNNNNNNNNNNNNNNNNNNNNNNNNNNNNNNNNNNNNNNNNNNNNNNNNNNNNNNNNNNNNNNNNNNNNNNNNNNNNNNNNNNNNNNNNNNNNNNNNNNNNNNNNNNNNNNNNNNNNNNNNNNNNNNNNNNNNNNNNNNNNNNNNNNNNNNNNNNNNNNNNNNNNNNNNNNNNNNNNNNNNNNNNNNNNNNNNNNNNNNNNNNNNNNNNNNNNNNNNNNNNNNNNNNNNNNNNNNNNNNNNNNNNNNNNNNNNNNNNNNNNNNNNNNNNNNNNNNNNNNNNNNNNNNNNNNNNNNNNNNNNNNNNNNNNNNNNNNNNNNNNNNNNNNNNNNNNNNNNNNNNNNNNNNNNNNNNNNNNNNNNNNNNNNNNNNNNNNNNNNNNNNNNNNNNNNNNNNNNNNNNNNNNNNNNNNNNNNNNNNNNNNNNNNNNNNNNNNNNNNNNNNNNNNNNNNNNNNNNNNNNNNNNNNNNNNNNNNNNNNNNNNNNNNNNNNNNNNNNNNNNNNNNNNNNNNNNNNNNNNNNNNNNNNNNNNNNNNNNNNNNNNNNNNNNNNNNNNNNNNNNNNNNNNNNNNNNNNNNNNNNNNNNNNNNNNNNNNNNNNNNNNNNNNNNNNNNNNNNNNNNNNNNNNNNNNNNNNNNNNNNNNNNNNNNNNNNNNNNNNNNNNNNNNNNNNNNNNNNNNNNNNNNNNNNNNNNNNNNNNNNNNNNNNNNNNNNNNNNNNNNNNNNNNNNNNNNNNNNNNNNNNNNNNNNNNNNNNNNNNNNNNNNNNNNNNNNNNNNNNNNNNNNNNNNNNNNNNNNNNNNNNNNNNNNNNNNNNNNNNNNNNNNNNNNNNNNNNNNNNNNNNNNNNNNNNNNNNNNNNNNNNNNNNNNNNNNNNNNNNNNNNNNNNNNNNNNNNNNNNNNNNNNNNNNNNNNNNNNNNNNNNNNNNNNNNNNNNNNNNNNNNNNNNNNNNNNNNNNNNNNNNNNNNNNNNNNNNNNNNNNNNNNNNNNNNNNNNNNNNNNNNNNNNNNNNNNNNNNNNNNNNNNNNNNNNNNNNNNNNNNNNNNNNNNNNNNNNNNNNNNNNNNNNNNNNNNNNNNNNNNNNNNNNNNNNNNNNNNNNNNNNNNNNNNNNNNNNNNNNNNNNNNNNNNNNNNNNNNNNNNNNNNNNNNNNNNNNNNNNNNNNNNNNNNNNNNNNNNNNNNNNNNNNNNNNNNNNNNNNNNNNNNNNNNNNNNNNNNNNNNNNNNNNNNNNNNNNNNNNNNNNNNNNNNNNNNNNNNNNNNNNNNNNNNNNNNNNNNNNNNNNNNNNNNNNNNNNNNNNNNNNNNNNNNNNNNNNNNNNNNNNNNNNNNNNNNNNNNNNNNNNNNNNNNNNNNNNNNNNNNNNNNNNNNNNNNNNNNNNNNNNNNNNNNNNNNNNNNNNNNNNNNNNNNNNNNNNNNNNNNNNNNNNNNNNNNNNNNNNNNNNNNNNNNNNNNNNNNNNNNNNNNNNNNNNNNNNNNNNNNNNNNNNNNNNNNNNNNNNNNNNNNNNNNNNNNNNNNNNNNNNNNNNNNNNNNNNNNNNNNNNNNNNNNNNNNNNNNNNNNNNNNNNNNNNNNNNNNNNNNNNNNNNNNNNNNNNNNNNNNNNNNNNNNNNNNNNNNNNNNNNNNNNNNNNNNNNNNNNNNNNNNNNNNNNNNNNNNNNNNNNNNNNNNNNNNNNNNNNNNNNNNNNNNNNNNNNNNNNNNNNNNNNNNNNNNNNNNNNNNNNNNNNNNNNNNNNNNNNNNNNNNNNNNNNNNNNNNNNNNNNNNNNNNNNNNNNNNNNNNNNNNNNNNNNNNNNNNNNNNNNNNNNNNNNNNNNNNNNNNNNNNNNNNNNNNNNNNNNNNNNNNNNNNNNNNNNNNNNNNNNNNNNNNNNNNNNNNNNNNNNNNNNNNNNNNNNNNNNNNNNNNNNNNNNNNNNNNNNNNNNNNNNNNNNNNNNNNNNNNNNNNNNNNNNNNNNNNNNNNNNNNNNNNNNNNNNNNNNNNNNNNNNNNNNNNNNNNNNNNNNNNNNNNNNNNNNNNNNNNNNNNNNNNNNNNNNNNNNNNNNNNNNNNNNNNNNNNNNNNNNNNNNNNNNNNNNNNNNNNNNNNNNNNNNNNNNNNNNNNNNNNNNNNNNNNNNNNNNNNNNNNNNNNNNNNNNNNNNNNNNNNNNNNNNNNNNNNNNNNNNNNNNNNNNNNNNNNNNNNNNNNNNNNNNNNNNNNNNNNNNNNNNNNNNNNNNNNNNNNNNNNNNNNNNNNNNNNNNNNNNNNNNNNNNNNNNNNNNNNNNNNNNNNNNNNNNNNNNNNNNNNNNNNNNNNNNNNNNNNNNNNNNNNNNNNNNNNNNNNNNNNNNNNNNNNNNNNNNNNNNNNNNNNNNNNNNNNNNNNNNNNNNNNNNNNNNNNNNNNNNNNNNNNNNNNNNNNNNNNNNNNNNNNNNNNNNNNNNNNNNNNNNNNNNNNNNNNNNNNNNNNNNNNNNNNNNNNNNNNNNNNNNNNNNNNNNNNNNNNNNNNNNNNNNNNNNNNNNNNNNNNNNNNNNNNNNNNNNNNNNNNNNNNNNNNNNNNNNNNNNNNNNNNNNNNNNNNNNNNNNNNNNNNNNNNNNNNNNNNNNNNNNNNNNNNNNNNNNNNNNNNNNNNNNNNNNNNNNNNNNNNNNNNNNNNNNNNNNNNNNNNNNNNNNNNNNNNNNNNNNNNNNNNNNNNNNNNNNNNNNNNNNNNNNNNNNNNNNNNNNNNNNNNNNNNNNNNNNNNNNNNNNNNNNNNNNNNNNNNNNNNNNNNNNNNNNNNNNNNNNNNNNNNNNNNNNNNNNNNNNNNNNNNNNNNNNNNNNNNNNNNNNNNNNNNNNNNNNNNNNNNNNNNNNNNNNNNNNNNNNNNNNNNNNNNNNNNNNNNNNNNNNNNNNNNNNNNNNNNNNNNNNNNNNNNNNNNNNNNNNNNNNNNNNNNNNNNNNNNNNNNNNNNNNNNNNNNNNNNNNNNNNNNNNNNNNNNNNNNNNNNNNNNNNNNNNNNNNNNNNNNNNNNNNNNNNNNNNNNNNNNNNNNNNNNNNNNNNNNNNNNNNNNNNNNNNNNNNNNNNNNNNNNNNNNNNNNNNNNNNNNNNNNNNNNNNNNNNNNNNNNNNNNNNNNNNNNNNNNNNNNNNNNNNNNNNNNNNNNNNNNNNNNNNNNNNNNNNNNNNNNNNNNNNNNNNNNNNNNNNNNNNNNNNNNNNNNNNNNNNNNNNNNNNNNNNNNNNNNNNNNNNNNNNNNNNNNNNNNNNNNNNNNNNNNNNNNNNNNNNNNNNNNNNNNNNNNNNNNNNNNNNNNNNNNNNNNNNNNNNNNNNNNNNNNNNNNNNNNNNNNNNNNNNNNNNNNNNNNNNNNNNNNNNNNNNNNNNNNNNNNNNNNNNNNNNNNNNNNNNNNNNNNNNNNNNNNNNNNNNNNNNNNNNNNNNNNNNNNNNNNNNNNNNNNNNNNNNNNNNNNNNNNNNNNNNNNNNNNNNNNNNNNNNNNNNNNNNNNNNNNNNNNNNNNNNNNNNNNNNNNNNNNNNNNNNNNNNNNNNNNNNNNNNNNNNNNNNNNNNNNNNNNNNNNNNNNNNNNNNNNNNNNNNNNNNNNNNNNNNNNNNNNNNNNNNNNNNNNNNNNNNNNNNNNNNNNNNNNNNNNNNNNNNNNNNNNNNNNNNNNNNNNNNNNNNNNNNNNNNNNNNNNNNNNNNNNNNNNNNNNNNNNNNNNNNNNNNNNNNNNNNNNNNNNNNNNNNNNNNNNNNNNNNNNNNNNNNNNNNNNNNNNNNNNNNNNNNNNNNNNNNNNNNNNNNNNNNNNNNNNNNNNNNNNNNNNNNNNNNNNNNNNNNNNNNNNNNNNNNNNNNNNNNNNNNNNNNNNNNNNNNNNNNNNNNNNNNNNNNNNNNNNNNNNNNNNNNNNNNNNNNNNNNNNNNNNNNNNNNNNNNNNNNNNNNNNNNNNNNNNNNNNNNNNNNNNNNNNNNNNNNNNNNNNNNNNNNNNNNNNNNNNNNNNNNNNNNNNNNNNNNNNNNNNNNNNNNNNNNNNNNNNNNNNNNNNNNNNNNNNNNNNNNNNNNNNNNNNNNNNNNNNNNNNNNNNNNNNNNNNNNNNNNNNNNNNNNNNNNNNNNNNNNNNNNNNNNNNNNNNNNNNNNNNNNNNNNNNNNNNNNNNNNNNNNNNNNNNNNNNNNNNNNNNNNNNNNNNNNNNNNNNNNNNNNNNNNNNNNNNNNNNNNNNNNNNNNNNNNNNNNNNNNNNNNNNNNNNNNNNNNNNNNNNNNNNNNNNNNNNNNNNNNNNNNNNNNNNNNNNNNNNNNNNNNNNNNNNNNNNNNNNNNNNNNNNNNNNNNNNNNNNNNNNNNNNNNNNNNNNNNNNNNNNNNNNNNNNNNNNNNNNNNNNNNNNNNNNNNNNNNNNNNNNNNNNNNNNNNNNNNNNNNNNNNNNNNNNNNNNNNNNNNNNNNNNNNNNNNNNNNNNNNNNNNNNNNNNNNNNNNNNNNNNNNNNNNNNNNNNNNNNNNNNNNNNNNNNNNNNNNNNNNNNNNNNNNNNNNNNNNNNNNNNNNNNNNNNNNNNNNNNNNNNNNNNNNNNNNNNNNNNNNNNNNNNNNNNNNNNNNNNNNNNNNNNNNNNNNNNNNNNNNNNNNNNNNNNNNNNNNNNNNNNNNNNNNNNNNNNNNNNNNNNNNNNNNNNNNNNNNNNNNNNNNNNNNNNNNNNNNNNNNNNNNNNNNNNNNNNNNNNNNNNNNNNNNNNNNNNN
This portion of the Drosophila willistoni isolate 14030-0811.24 unplaced genomic scaffold, UCI_dwil_1.1 Seg209, whole genome shotgun sequence genome encodes:
- the LOC124461134 gene encoding uncharacterized protein LOC124461134; the protein is MFRLMKLPFQTVRAEVTGINGKVNRTLKVCHISIRSSHGPPVQIEIEAFVLSQVADDLPSYTIAQATLEGMPNIPLADPSFRLKAKIDLLLGIDVIPAVTLSGIQTEVCGSLMAQEMRFGWVISGPLQGVPVSSCAAFTTRVAVSREEALETLLTRFWEVEDLPGKPVEDSDSVCEVNFQKTTRSDVLGRYTVSLPFRDPTNINLGHSRPGALAQFLKKRKPSSKKQSGKN